A segment of the Vagococcus hydrophili genome:
AAATATTCATCTGACATTTTGAATGAGAGATGAATGGCAAAAAAAGAAGCTGACAAGTGTCAACTTCTTTTTGAGTTTAGATTTTGATAGTTCTTCCAGTTGCTCGGAGCTAAACGCCCTTTTCACCATTCTATTTCGTAAAGTTATCGAAATATCCTTGGATATAAACGATTGGTGTTCCTTTGTCGCCGCTTCCTGATGTTAAGTCAGCTAGTGAACCGATTAAGTCAGTTAATTGACGAGGTGTTGTTCCTTGGGCTTCCATTGAGCCTGTTAAATCTTCGTCTTTTTCATTGATATGTTTCTTGATGGCTGCTTCTAAATCAGCACCACGTAAATCTGAGAAGTTGTTATCAGCTAAGTATTTTAATTTAACTTCATTTGGTGTTCCTTCTAAGCCAGAAGTAAAGGCTGGCGAAACAACTGGATCAGCAAGTTCCCAAATTTTTCCAACTGGATCTTTGAAAGCTCCGTCCCCATAAACCATCACTTCAATTGTTTTACCTGTTTTTTCTTTGATTGTTTCTTGAATGGCTTCAACAACTGGTTGGCAATCTCTTGGGAATAATTTAATGCCTTCTTCAGTCGATTTGTTTGATCCTAGTAAACCATAATTTTCATTAAATCCACTACCATCAACAGAACTTGATAAAATATCATCTAAAGTGAAAACTTTTTCAGCCCCACTATTTTCTAAGATACGTTTTGTGCGGTAACGTGTATGGATGTCACATGTTAAAACATTTTTAGTGTAATCTAAAATTGTTTTAGGTTTTTGAGAGAAAATAACTTCACATTCGGCACCTTCAGCAGCGATTAATTCTTTGTAATATTCAATATAATCAACACCAGTAAAGGTATGCTTGTTATAACCAAATAACTCTCTAAATTGTTTTTCATCTAAAACATCAGTCCAAGGATTTACACCTTTTTCATCTAACGCATCTAAAGATACTAAGTGATTTCCCACTTCATCTGATGGATAGCTCATCATTAAAACGATTTTTTTAGATCCACGAGCAATTCCTTTTAAAATATTTGAAAAACGATTACGGCTGAAAATCGGGAAAATAACGCCCACTGTTGATTCACCGAATTTATTTGTGACATCTTTGGCAATTTGATCGATTGAAGCATAATTACCTTGCGCTCTTGCAACGATTGATTCCGTTACACAAACGATATCTTTTTCTTCAATACTAAATCCTTCTGCTTTTGATGCATTTAAGACGCTATCGACAACGATTGTTTCGATGCTATCCCCTTCATTAATAATCGGACAACGTAGCCCTCTAGTTATTGTTCCAACTGTGCGTTCCAATAGAAATCGCTCCTTCTTGCATAACCTGTATGCGTTTTAAAATTTTTCTACTCTTGTACTATACCGTGTTTCATGTTATAAGTAAAATTAATATCTACTATATGAGGTATAAGGAGGATTTATATGGTTAACAAACTAGATTTATATCGTGTTTTCTATGAAGTCGCGCAACACAGAAGTTTCTCAAAAGCTGCCAAAAGCCTTTATTTAACCCAACCAGCAGTCAGTCAAGCCATTGCCCAATTAGAACAAGAACTCTCCATTCGCTTATTTAACCGGAACCCACAAGGCGTCATTTTAACTGACGAAGGAAAATTACTTCATGATTATGTTTATTCTGCTCTGAATCTGCTTGACTCTGGTGAGAAAAAGATGGAAGAATTCAAGCTACTAAAAGGTGGAAAAATTGAAATTGGGGTTGGTGATACCATTTCTCGCTATTTCCTACTACCTTTTTTAGAGCACTTCCATCAAATTTACCCTGAAATTAGTTTTAAATTAGTTAACGGAACGACTTCCGAATTAATTGATATCCTAAAACAAGGTAAAATCGATATTGCCATTTGTAACTTTCCAATTGAAGATGACAAACTTGAGAAAATCCACTGTGCTGATGTGCAAGACACTTTTGTCTACGGTTCAAAATACGCGAAGAATTTTTTAGAACCTCAATCAATAGAAGATGTTTTAAAACATCCTATCATTTGTTTAGATCAAGACTCAATTTCACGGCGTTTTATTGATAGTTTTTTGAAGGAGAAAGAATTATCATTAAATCCTGAATTTGAATTAGGTTCTCATGATTTATTATTAGATTTTGCTAAAATTAATCTTGGCGTTGCCTGTGTTACAAAAGAGTTTTCAAAAGCTTATATTAAACAAGGAATTCTTCAAGAAGTGGATTTAATTGAGCAAATCCCTAAAAGAGCGATTGGTTTATGTTATTTAAAAAGCGTTTCACTCTCTTTAGCCTCGCAAAAATTCGTTCAAGTCATCATTAACAACAAAAACACATTGTAAACTCATAAAACTGATATAATAAAATAACTATTTAACTTTCGAACAAATTCATGTATAATAATTACATATAGATTATTTAAATTAAAAGGAGCGAATCTCATGAAAAAAAATTCATTACGCGTTTCAGCACTAGTCTTAGCTTGTGTCCCTTTATTGTTAGGTAGCACAACATTGGTTAATGCAGAAGAAACAACAAAAGATACAACTGAAACAGTTCTTAAAGCTGATGCAGCAGATGAAACTGTGAAAGAAGATGAAGTCACAGCAGCGGACAAAGATAAAGCTGATGAAGCGACGAAAAGTTTTAAACTAGGATTGAAAGACAGCCCTATTAAAACTAAAGAAGGTTCAAAAGGCGTTATCAACCTTGGAAAATTGAAAGACAAAGAATTAAAAGGTACATTTGAAACTGAGAAACCTGCTGACAAAGAAGACCTTGTTACCATTAACGAAAAAGGTGAATGGACTGCTTTAAAAGCTGGGAAAACAGATGTTAAACTTTTCTTTAAACCAGATACAGCTACAAAAGAATTTTTGAAGAAAGAATATCCTACTCAAACAATTGGCGATAAAATTCCAGTTGAAAATGTATCATTTGTGATTGATAAAAAAGATACTACGACTGTAACTCCAACTCCATTAGGATTAACGTTAACTCCAACTATTAAAGACAACAAAGGTAAAATTACACTCGACTATAATGGTGCTGCTTTAAATGCTGATTTTGATATTCTTGATTCAAAAGACGGAAAAATTAAATTAGCTAAAGATGGTTCATTTGAAGTTCTTGAAAATGGCGTTAAAGAAAAGAAATTTAATCAAGAAGTTAGCTTTAAATTAATCAAAGATAAAAACTTTGATGCAATCGCTAATTCAGATAAATTTAAAGGAAAAGAAATCAAATTAGACTACAAACAAAGTGTTAAAATCAATGCTTCAGATGTAAAAAAAGAAGAAAAAGTAATCAAAATTACTTTTAAACAAAAATCATTAGATGCTACATTTGACGGTTCTAAATGGTCTGGTCAAGGTAGATTACAAGCTATAGCTGATGGTAAAATCGATGTTACAGGTACTTTTGGAGCAATTAAAAATGATCCTTATCTTTCACTTAGTGATAAAGGTGATTGGGAACCTTTAAAACCTGGTTCTGGAGAATTCACTCCTGGATTTACTATTGATGATGCTTCTATGAAAAAACTTAATGCAGAGTATCCTAAAAATGAATTAAAAATTGTTTATTCTGAAGATAAAATCAAAGTAAACTTCGTGGATAAAACAAACACTGGTGGCAACACTGGTACTCCTGGTGGAAAAACTGCCAAAGATTATGTTCCAGTCAACAAATTACCTCAAACAGGTGAAGAAAAAATGAAATTTGCTGGTGTTATTGGTGCAGTAGTTATCGTAATCGCTGGTATTATCTTCTTCATGAAAAAGAAAAAAGGCTCTGACGATACAGAAGCTTAATATTTAAATAAAAAAACAGACATCTCCAGTTAAATGGAAATGTCTGTTTTTTTATTCCGGGGTCAAACGGCAGTTGCCTGGAGCTTAACGCCGTTTTCACCACTCTGATTAGTGAAAAACGATCTTACTTCTTTCATAGAAGTGCTCTTCTTCTTCCCCTAAAACATTGGCTAATCTTGCAACAACAAAAAAGTAATCTGATAAGCGATTCAAGAATTTAAACGCATCTGTTGGAATGTCTTCTTCTTCAATTAAAGAAGCCACCGCACGTTCTGCTCTTCTTGTTATCGTTCTAGCAACATGTAATTGACAACTTGCTTTGTTACCACCAGGCAAGATGAAGCGTTCAATTTTTGGCAACTTTTCTGTATGCCCATCAATCTTGTCTTCCAACCATTTGACATGTTCTGAGGTTATCATAAAAGGCATCTCATCTGACACATTCGCTAAGTCTGTTCCACAATCAAATAAATAGTTTTGAACTTCTGTTAATTCAGCGACAAGTTCTTCGCTATTTTTTAACTCTCTTACTTCACAAATACCTAAACCGACTTGGGAATTAATTTCATCTGTGGTACCATACGCCTCAACACGCTTATTGCCTTTGTTAACACGTTTACCACCGATTAGACTTGTTTTCCCTTTGTCTCCACCTTTTGTATAGACTTTCATGTTGTCACTTCCTTTATTTATTTCATTTCGAATTTAGATAAATTCCAGATAACTTCGTCTCCAGCTTTTAATTTGTATTCGTTAGCTCCCACTTCTGCTTCTTTACCGTTTACTTGGTAAATCCAATATTTTTGAGCTTTTGCATCTTGTTTTTTGTCATCGATTGAAGAAATCATGTTGTTTTCTTCACCAATTTTAAAGTTATCAGCCATTACATCGCCTAAAATAGCATCTTCTTTAATTTCGATTTCTTTTGTACTGAATTCTTTTCCATCTTCTTGTAAGACAACTTTAACAGCTTTTTCAGTTTTTTCTGATGAAGCTACTGCTGAACTGCTTGCTTGTTGGTTACTATCTTTCGTTGTGTCTGCTTGTTTTGAGCCACATCCTGTTAAAGCTACTAATAATACAACTAATCCTACTATTTTTTTCATTTTCTTTCCCTCTTTCTTAATTTTCCAAACCATATTTTTGTTTAATACGTTTTATTTTCGTACTTAATGGCTTGATTAATATGTTTACAAATGTTGCATTCGATATCATATACGTCATTGTATAAGGTATCGCTGGAATTAATACAGTGAAGTAACGACTCCACGTAAAGACGCCATCAATGGACAGCACTGTCCATATATCCATTAAGAGTGAATACATCACTCCTGACATGATAGCTAAAATACTTATAATGATCCGATTATTTTCATGCTTTCTAACCCACTTACTACCTGCAATTAATCCAATTATGCCCGTTGTTATCATTTGGAACGGCGTCCAAGGCCCTTGTGTAAAGATCATATTGGCGACAAATGGAGACAAAGCTCCCACCATAAAACCAAATAATGAGCCAAACTGAAGTCCGGAAATAATAACCACTGCTACTAAAGGATTAATCGACGGGGCAAAGAAAAAAATAATTTTTGAAACAACTGCCGTCGCTGTCATTACCGCAATCAAAACTAATTCTCTCGTTGCCATCTCTTTTCTTTCAAATTTTTCTAAAAATGGAATAAAAGAAACTAACACCACAAATATGGATAATAAGTTATAGCGATTGTGTTGATAAAAGAAATACATGAGCGTTAGGCATAAAAGAAAAATGATTAGTTTTCTGATTTTCTTAACCATTAGCTTCATTCCCTTTTTCAAAAGAACACCATTGTTCTTTTGCTTGCTCCACAGTGACTACTTTTGGTAAGTAATTCTTCACTATTTTATTTGTCGGTGTCGTATAGAAATAATTACTTGAAAAGAACGTTTCTGGATCAGATATGGAAATCATTTGTTTATCAAAAAATAACCCGCAACGATCTGCAATACTAGCTGAAAACGCCATATCATGAGTAACAATAATAATTGTCTTACCGCTCTTTGATAAACTCTTTAATATTTTACCGATTTTTTTCTTATTTTTAGTATCCACGCCTTTTGTTGGCTCATCTAAAAATAAAATATCCGGTTGAAGAAGTAAAGTTTTACCTAAAGCCACTAACTGCAGTTCCCCACCACTTAAATCAAAAGGATGTTGATCCATCAAATGATCAATTGATAAAGAGTTAACCACTTCCTCTATTTTTTCATCTACTTGCTGTATTTTCATAGCTTCTAAAAAGCCTTGATAATCATCTTTGACTGTTTCTTTAACAAACATAGCAGCTGGTTGCTGAGGTAAATAAGCAATTTCATGCCCGTAATTTTTATTTTTTCCTTTTAATTTTTTACCATTAAGAAGAATTTTTCCTTGATAAGGATTTACAAGGCCACTCATTACTTTAAGGAGTGTACTTTTACCAGAGCCATTCCCACCAAGAATCGTAAAAATTTCTCCTTGATTGATATCTAATGATACGTCGTATAAAATATCCGTATCAAGGCGCGAATATTTAAAAGCCACTTGATTTAAAGAAATAACAGGATTTTTTTCTACTACTCCTTCATTTTCTACCGTGTTAAAAGCTGAAACATTCCTACTTTCAAAAAAAG
Coding sequences within it:
- a CDS encoding ABC transporter ATP-binding protein, with the translated sequence MDILRMENVGFRYDQASQNVLENITFNVKKGDFVVVMGASGSGKSTLLRLLKEELKPHGKMTGTIYFNDRLITELSDEEAASKIGYVMQDPEAQIVTDKVWSELAFGLENLGLPREIIRSRIGEMANYFGIHHWYHKDVSELSGGQKQLLNLAAVLVMQPEIVILDEPTAQLDPIASLDFLRTISRINKELNTTIIIAEHDLEEVFGTADQLLLLKKGESAILGSPVELIETLIKTKEGEENLPSAIRLHRLYQLKTSYPLTISEGIRQMNTFFESRNVSAFNTVENEGVVEKNPVISLNQVAFKYSRLDTDILYDVSLDINQGEIFTILGGNGSGKSTLLKVMSGLVNPYQGKILLNGKKLKGKNKNYGHEIAYLPQQPAAMFVKETVKDDYQGFLEAMKIQQVDEKIEEVVNSLSIDHLMDQHPFDLSGGELQLVALGKTLLLQPDILFLDEPTKGVDTKNKKKIGKILKSLSKSGKTIIIVTHDMAFSASIADRCGLFFDKQMISISDPETFFSSNYFYTTPTNKIVKNYLPKVVTVEQAKEQWCSFEKGNEANG
- a CDS encoding cob(I)yrinic acid a,c-diamide adenosyltransferase, with protein sequence MKVYTKGGDKGKTSLIGGKRVNKGNKRVEAYGTTDEINSQVGLGICEVRELKNSEELVAELTEVQNYLFDCGTDLANVSDEMPFMITSEHVKWLEDKIDGHTEKLPKIERFILPGGNKASCQLHVARTITRRAERAVASLIEEEDIPTDAFKFLNRLSDYFFVVARLANVLGEEEEHFYERSKIVFH
- a CDS encoding coenzyme F420-0:L-glutamate ligase, whose translation is MERTVGTITRGLRCPIINEGDSIETIVVDSVLNASKAEGFSIEEKDIVCVTESIVARAQGNYASIDQIAKDVTNKFGESTVGVIFPIFSRNRFSNILKGIARGSKKIVLMMSYPSDEVGNHLVSLDALDEKGVNPWTDVLDEKQFRELFGYNKHTFTGVDYIEYYKELIAAEGAECEVIFSQKPKTILDYTKNVLTCDIHTRYRTKRILENSGAEKVFTLDDILSSSVDGSGFNENYGLLGSNKSTEEGIKLFPRDCQPVVEAIQETIKEKTGKTIEVMVYGDGAFKDPVGKIWELADPVVSPAFTSGLEGTPNEVKLKYLADNNFSDLRGADLEAAIKKHINEKDEDLTGSMEAQGTTPRQLTDLIGSLADLTSGSGDKGTPIVYIQGYFDNFTK
- a CDS encoding ECF transporter S component, coding for MVKKIRKLIIFLLCLTLMYFFYQHNRYNLLSIFVVLVSFIPFLEKFERKEMATRELVLIAVMTATAVVSKIIFFFAPSINPLVAVVIISGLQFGSLFGFMVGALSPFVANMIFTQGPWTPFQMITTGIIGLIAGSKWVRKHENNRIIISILAIMSGVMYSLLMDIWTVLSIDGVFTWSRYFTVLIPAIPYTMTYMISNATFVNILIKPLSTKIKRIKQKYGLEN
- a CDS encoding DUF4430 domain-containing protein, translating into MKKIVGLVVLLVALTGCGSKQADTTKDSNQQASSSAVASSEKTEKAVKVVLQEDGKEFSTKEIEIKEDAILGDVMADNFKIGEENNMISSIDDKKQDAKAQKYWIYQVNGKEAEVGANEYKLKAGDEVIWNLSKFEMK
- a CDS encoding LysR family transcriptional regulator, which encodes MVNKLDLYRVFYEVAQHRSFSKAAKSLYLTQPAVSQAIAQLEQELSIRLFNRNPQGVILTDEGKLLHDYVYSALNLLDSGEKKMEEFKLLKGGKIEIGVGDTISRYFLLPFLEHFHQIYPEISFKLVNGTTSELIDILKQGKIDIAICNFPIEDDKLEKIHCADVQDTFVYGSKYAKNFLEPQSIEDVLKHPIICLDQDSISRRFIDSFLKEKELSLNPEFELGSHDLLLDFAKINLGVACVTKEFSKAYIKQGILQEVDLIEQIPKRAIGLCYLKSVSLSLASQKFVQVIINNKNTL
- a CDS encoding LPXTG cell wall anchor domain-containing protein, translated to MKKNSLRVSALVLACVPLLLGSTTLVNAEETTKDTTETVLKADAADETVKEDEVTAADKDKADEATKSFKLGLKDSPIKTKEGSKGVINLGKLKDKELKGTFETEKPADKEDLVTINEKGEWTALKAGKTDVKLFFKPDTATKEFLKKEYPTQTIGDKIPVENVSFVIDKKDTTTVTPTPLGLTLTPTIKDNKGKITLDYNGAALNADFDILDSKDGKIKLAKDGSFEVLENGVKEKKFNQEVSFKLIKDKNFDAIANSDKFKGKEIKLDYKQSVKINASDVKKEEKVIKITFKQKSLDATFDGSKWSGQGRLQAIADGKIDVTGTFGAIKNDPYLSLSDKGDWEPLKPGSGEFTPGFTIDDASMKKLNAEYPKNELKIVYSEDKIKVNFVDKTNTGGNTGTPGGKTAKDYVPVNKLPQTGEEKMKFAGVIGAVVIVIAGIIFFMKKKKGSDDTEA